Proteins encoded together in one Mycobacterium sp. MS1601 window:
- a CDS encoding molybdopterin oxidoreductase, with translation MSDGSSPQFLQGVFEFKGDGYDKPALVDDALKYVVPAGATTQPVYFRGGNSSKHMISVVLYRDGKPMRYFPIAAKGATHVALRVVEDLLADTVLELYVSAPSGAAGTVIVDLGLVEF, from the coding sequence ATGTCCGACGGCAGCAGTCCCCAGTTCCTGCAGGGCGTATTCGAATTCAAGGGCGACGGTTACGACAAACCGGCTTTGGTCGATGACGCGCTGAAATACGTGGTGCCCGCGGGCGCCACCACCCAGCCCGTCTACTTCCGCGGCGGCAACTCCAGCAAGCACATGATCAGCGTGGTGCTCTACCGCGACGGAAAACCCATGCGCTATTTCCCCATTGCCGCCAAAGGTGCCACCCACGTGGCACTTCGGGTGGTGGAGGACCTGTTAGCCGACACGGTGCTCGAACTGTACGTCAGCGCTCCCTCCGGCGCCGCGGGAACGGTGATCGTCGACCTTGGCCTGGTGGAGTTCTAG
- the nirB gene encoding nitrite reductase large subunit NirB: MTRLVVVGNGMAGIRAIEEILSRSEQFDITVFGDEPYGNYNRILLSNVLAGSDDPGEIYLNTLDWYSDNNIDLRAGVRVVRVDTFAHLVHADDGTSMRYDKLILATGSRSFFPPMTGLWADDKTLADGVFGFRTLDDTSSMIAEAANRTKAVVIGGGLLGLEAARGLQNRGMAVDVVHAGPTLMNAQLDDLAGAILQKSVEALGIGVHTSKRTTEVLVDDEGAGGRLKGVVFSDGKRLDCDMLVIAAGIRPNVGLAQRAGLTVERAIVTDDHMRSVDDDDIYVVGECAQHRGQVYGLVAPLWEQAKVLADHLTNTDLHAAYHGSRVATKLKVAGVDVASMGIKAPEHAGDEFVQYSEPRKGVYKTVVIRDGKLVGATLVGDVSKVSFLTQAFDNGLPLPDERVALMFDIGTPDVEVGVAELSDDAQVCNCNGVSKGALVSCVKDGTTSVAGVMKKTKAGKGCGSCKQLVGQIVEWAAGGAVTEDPSASWYVPGVPYAKPELMRLIRELHLHSVSSVFNALAPDGKADAGSKMALSSLLEMMWADEFVDEKDARFINDRVHANIQRDGTFSVVPQMKGGVTSVAQLRKIADVAEKYEIPMIKCTGGQRIDLLGVRKEDLPGVWADLDMPSGYAYGKSFRTVKTCVGSDFCRFGVGDSTALGIALEERYQGLASPAKLKLAVTGCPRNCAEALCKDLGVQAIDGGQWEIYVGGAAGAHIRKGDLLARVDSAEEVMTLTGRFLQYYRESANWLERTYTWVPRVGIEHLRAVIVDDAEGLAEGLEERMAKSIAAYRDPWKDGAQPVTEGQFRTSLPLLPLPQVPVR; the protein is encoded by the coding sequence ATGACGCGCCTGGTGGTCGTCGGCAACGGAATGGCCGGCATCAGGGCCATCGAAGAAATACTCAGTCGCTCAGAACAATTCGACATCACGGTGTTCGGCGACGAACCCTACGGCAACTACAACCGCATCCTGTTGTCGAATGTGCTTGCCGGCAGCGATGATCCGGGAGAGATCTACCTCAACACCCTGGATTGGTACTCCGACAACAACATCGACTTGCGAGCTGGCGTCCGCGTAGTCCGGGTCGACACCTTCGCCCACCTTGTGCACGCCGACGACGGCACGTCCATGCGCTACGACAAGCTGATCCTGGCCACCGGCAGCCGGTCGTTCTTCCCACCGATGACCGGACTGTGGGCCGACGACAAGACCTTGGCCGACGGTGTTTTCGGGTTTCGCACCCTCGACGACACGTCGTCGATGATCGCCGAGGCCGCCAACCGCACCAAGGCCGTGGTGATCGGCGGCGGCCTGCTTGGGCTCGAGGCCGCACGCGGACTGCAGAACCGGGGCATGGCCGTCGACGTGGTGCACGCCGGACCCACGCTGATGAACGCCCAACTCGACGACTTGGCCGGTGCGATTCTGCAGAAGTCGGTGGAGGCACTGGGTATCGGCGTGCACACCTCGAAGCGGACCACCGAAGTGCTGGTGGATGACGAGGGCGCCGGCGGGCGACTCAAAGGCGTGGTGTTCTCCGACGGGAAACGACTGGACTGCGACATGCTGGTGATCGCCGCAGGCATCCGGCCCAATGTGGGCCTGGCACAACGCGCCGGTCTGACCGTGGAACGCGCCATCGTCACCGACGACCACATGCGCTCGGTCGACGACGACGACATCTACGTCGTCGGTGAATGCGCCCAGCACCGCGGACAGGTGTACGGCCTGGTCGCCCCGCTGTGGGAGCAGGCCAAAGTGCTCGCCGACCACCTCACCAACACCGATCTTCACGCGGCGTACCACGGGTCGCGGGTGGCAACCAAGCTGAAGGTGGCCGGCGTCGACGTCGCCTCGATGGGCATCAAAGCACCCGAACACGCGGGAGACGAGTTCGTGCAGTACTCCGAGCCGCGGAAGGGGGTGTACAAGACGGTGGTCATCCGCGACGGAAAGCTGGTGGGCGCCACCCTCGTCGGTGATGTCAGCAAGGTGTCGTTCCTGACGCAGGCCTTCGACAACGGACTGCCCCTGCCCGACGAGCGGGTGGCGCTGATGTTCGACATCGGCACCCCCGACGTCGAAGTCGGTGTCGCGGAACTGTCCGACGACGCCCAGGTGTGCAACTGCAACGGTGTCTCCAAAGGCGCCCTGGTGTCCTGCGTGAAGGACGGCACCACCTCGGTGGCCGGCGTGATGAAGAAGACCAAGGCGGGCAAGGGCTGCGGCTCGTGTAAGCAGTTGGTGGGCCAGATCGTCGAGTGGGCCGCCGGCGGTGCGGTCACCGAGGATCCGTCGGCCTCCTGGTACGTGCCGGGCGTCCCGTACGCCAAACCCGAGCTGATGCGGCTGATCCGGGAACTGCACCTGCATTCGGTATCGTCGGTGTTCAATGCCCTGGCTCCCGACGGCAAGGCCGACGCCGGATCCAAGATGGCCCTGTCGTCGCTGTTGGAGATGATGTGGGCCGACGAGTTCGTCGACGAAAAAGACGCCCGGTTCATCAACGACCGGGTGCACGCCAACATCCAGCGTGACGGCACGTTCTCGGTGGTGCCCCAGATGAAGGGTGGCGTGACCTCCGTCGCGCAACTGCGCAAGATCGCCGATGTCGCCGAGAAGTACGAGATACCGATGATCAAATGCACCGGCGGACAACGCATCGACCTGCTCGGGGTCCGCAAGGAAGACCTGCCCGGGGTGTGGGCAGATCTGGACATGCCGTCGGGATACGCCTACGGCAAGAGCTTCCGGACCGTGAAAACCTGTGTGGGTAGCGACTTCTGCCGCTTCGGGGTGGGCGACTCCACCGCGCTGGGCATCGCGCTGGAAGAGCGCTATCAGGGGTTGGCCAGCCCGGCCAAGCTCAAGCTGGCCGTCACCGGATGCCCGCGCAACTGCGCCGAGGCGCTGTGCAAGGACCTGGGCGTGCAGGCGATCGACGGCGGACAGTGGGAGATCTACGTCGGTGGGGCCGCCGGGGCGCACATCCGCAAAGGCGACCTGCTGGCGCGCGTCGACTCAGCCGAGGAGGTGATGACGCTGACCGGTCGGTTCCTGCAGTACTACCGCGAAAGCGCGAACTGGCTGGAGCGCACCTACACCTGGGTGCCCCGGGTCGGCATCGAGCACCTGCGTGCCGTGATCGTCGACGACGCCGAGGGCCTGGCCGAGGGACTGGAAGAGCGGATGGCGAAATCCATTGCCGCATATCGTGACCCGTGGAAGGACGGAGCGCAGCCCGTCACCGAAGGGCAGTTCCGCACCTCGTTGCCGCTGCTGCCGCTGCCTCAGGTGCCGGTGCGATGA